The nucleotide sequence TAATTAAAAATGCGGGTTATGAAACAGTAATTAATTTAGCTTTGCCGACTTCTGATCAGGCTTTGGCGAATGAAGCGGCTATAGTGACAGGGTTAGGAATGCCTTATTTTAACATTCCGGTGGTTTGGGAAGCCCCAAAATTAGATGATGTGAGGTGGTTTTTTTCGGTGATGGAGGCTTTGAAGGAGCGAAAAGTCTGGGTTCATTGTGCTGTTAATAAAAGGGTTTCTTGTTTTGTTTATTTGTATCAAAAATATGGATTAAATTTGTCTGAAAAAGATGCGCGTTATCCGATGTATAATATTTGGCAACCTAATGAAATTTGGCAACATTTTATATTTGAGGTAGGAGATTTTTATGAGAGGCAAAAATTGGCGAATGATTAATGTATTTTTAGGGGTGTTTCTGTCTCTTGGTTTAATGGGTTTTTCTGATCAGCCGCTACCCATTGAGTACGCCCAAGCTTGCACCACTGCACAACGGGGGTCTTCTCAAAGTTGTCCCCAACCGATAACGTTTGCTCAGGGCGCTTATGGGGCGTTGGTGAATGATCGTCTGTCTTCTTCTCCTCAAACGCGCTACTATTCTCTGGCGGCTACAGGGGGTCAGCGTTTAACCCTTACGTTTGCGGGTGCTGGACCGTTGCGGGCGGGAATTACGTTTCCGGGCGGTGGTGGGGATGGCCCTTTTGATGGAGAGGGGAATACTATTGAACTGCCTAGATCAGGGACATACATTATCTATATTTCACAAAATACGATGGCTGGCCAGCCCTGGCGCGGTGGTTTTTCTTTGGCTTTGATAGTTAGATGATCGAGTTATGAACTCCCTACGCAGGCTCTCTTTTTATTTTCCTTGGCTCTTGATCATTCAATGATAAATAATGATAGGGGAAAACACCGAAAGATCGTTGATTCCCCGATAAAAAAGTTACTTACCTTACTTTAATTTGATTGATATTATTGTAACTTAATTCTTTAATTTGACAATTTTTCTTCTAATTTCTTAACTTTTTTGTGCTAAAAGTTTTTCTAAAACTTATTCTGTTCTTTGTTGATCTTGCCCCCTTCACTTAGCCAATTCTACAAAGATTAAAAAGTTATATTAATAGTCATAAATAATCCAGGCTAACTGTTAATTGTTAACGGTTAACTGTTTAAAAAATCTATTATTTTTTTATTGTTTATAGGAACCCTTTTTGTCTCAAGAAGATTTTACTGGGTCAGTGGTCAGTTGTCAGAGGTCAGTGGCCAGTTGTAGAGGTGGCTCAGGGTCAATATTTCTGTACTACTGTTTCCCTTGCCTCTTACCTTATTTTTCCCCATGACATAGCACGAGAAAATAGGTTAAAATCGAACTGGAAAATAATACAAGTGTTCTGACCCAAAAGGTAGCAGACCTAGGATAATAAGGACTCTCGGAGGTTTTAACACCCTAGCCAAATGTCATACGAACCCCTACATCACAAATACCGCCCTCAAACTTTCAAAGACTTGGTAGGTCAAGATGCTATATCTGTGACCCTCATCAATGCTATTAATACTAACCGCATCGCCCCGGCCTACCTATTTACAGGGCCAAGAGG is from Gloeothece verrucosa PCC 7822 and encodes:
- a CDS encoding protein tyrosine phosphatase family protein, with the translated sequence MLEDIKNYYQVNPNIATSGQPTSEQFQVIKNAGYETVINLALPTSDQALANEAAIVTGLGMPYFNIPVVWEAPKLDDVRWFFSVMEALKERKVWVHCAVNKRVSCFVYLYQKYGLNLSEKDARYPMYNIWQPNEIWQHFIFEVGDFYERQKLAND